A single genomic interval of Spirosoma linguale DSM 74 harbors:
- a CDS encoding hypothetical protein (KEGG: sml:Smlt1189 putative oxidoreductase), which yields MFLTWLSSSCMVSAFCVNPSLTYMALTARATDFVVKGMKRKVI from the coding sequence ATGTTTCTAACCTGGCTATCGAGCTCGTGCATGGTATCGGCCTTCTGCGTAAACCCGTCGCTGACCTACATGGCCCTCACCGCCCGTGCTACTGACTTCGTCGTGAAGGGGATGAAGCGGAAGGTTATTTAA